In one bacterium genomic region, the following are encoded:
- a CDS encoding response regulator: protein MEDKVHKSDVPSVNEKADVVVVEDDPFISRMYQVKLAKAGYHIAMGVNGREAVTLIKQHQPRLALVDINMPEMTGIEAVNQLKNDGYDFSRTKIVFLTNSNNPNDIEKAKSMGADYLIKADQTPRGVLELIRRKLGEASA from the coding sequence ATGGAAGATAAAGTGCATAAATCTGATGTTCCGAGTGTCAATGAAAAGGCCGATGTCGTTGTTGTTGAAGATGATCCGTTTATTTCACGCATGTATCAAGTCAAGCTAGCTAAAGCTGGTTACCATATCGCCATGGGTGTAAATGGTCGCGAGGCAGTGACGCTAATTAAGCAGCATCAACCACGCCTAGCCTTGGTTGATATTAATATGCCCGAGATGACTGGTATTGAAGCGGTTAATCAACTAAAAAATGATGGCTACGATTTTTCACGTACTAAAATTGTTTTTCTTACCAACTCCAACAATCCAAATGATATTGAAAAAGCTAAGTCGATGGGGGCGGATTATCTTATAAAAGCCGATCAAACTCCTCGTGGTGTCCTGGAATTAATCCGACGTAAACTAGGTGAAGCTTCGGCTTAA
- a CDS encoding methyltransferase domain-containing protein has protein sequence MDTTQSRKNIGFPAKRSDWNKTPAVFDDHTLKISGHPVMEDWEDGYMKRLAQIATMQGGRVLELGFGMGISAGYIQSSENLKEHIAIECHPDVIKNAVSMYPDQIASGKMHLMSGFWEDITPLLKDSSFDGILFDTYPLTEKEIHGNHFWFFEEAYRLLKKGGVLTYYSDEATKFSEKHLLRLKAAGFHDITYEVVDVDPPADCEYWQDKTIIAPIVAK, from the coding sequence ATGGATACAACACAATCACGAAAAAACATTGGCTTCCCCGCAAAGCGTAGCGACTGGAACAAAACTCCAGCCGTTTTTGATGACCACACGCTTAAAATTTCCGGACACCCCGTTATGGAAGACTGGGAAGACGGCTATATGAAGCGCCTTGCCCAAATTGCAACTATGCAGGGTGGTCGAGTGCTGGAGCTTGGTTTCGGTATGGGTATCTCAGCGGGCTACATACAAAGCTCAGAAAACCTCAAAGAGCATATAGCTATAGAATGCCACCCGGATGTGATCAAGAATGCCGTTTCTATGTATCCTGATCAAATAGCAAGTGGCAAAATGCATCTTATGTCTGGTTTTTGGGAAGATATTACTCCACTACTTAAGGATAGTAGCTTTGACGGTATTCTTTTTGATACGTACCCACTAACAGAAAAAGAGATTCATGGTAATCACTTCTGGTTCTTCGAAGAGGCATATCGACTCCTGAAAAAAGGCGGGGTACTCACCTACTATTCTGATGAGGCAACTAAATTCTCAGAAAAACATCTATTGCGCCTTAAAGCTGCCGGATTTCATGATATTACTTATGAAGTAGTTGACGTCGATCCTCCAGCTGATTGTGAATATTGGCAAGATAAAACAATCATTGCTCCAATTGTAGCGAAATAG
- a CDS encoding type III PLP-dependent enzyme yields MNLAEKTPYYSYDLEKIHKNYSVFEKALPGIALRYALKSNPMPEVVKTLQGLGSGFEVASKSEIALLIANDVDPREIIFSNPVKIPGDIEFAHRKGITVFAYDSAEEISKISKGAPGASVLLRLRVYERGSVFSLQDKFGAEERQALALVKKAQEAGLRFYGLSFHVGSQSLKLNTWKYALEKVKRIQGVLRAQGIEIEALDLGGGFPYGYRNMKAPSLLDIAKVIRPYVRSLKIPVVFAEPGRFMVANVATLTTSIIHRTVRRGGTWLYLDAGTYNALFEAMNFQGNIQYRVEALENKSTKQASYVLAGPTCDSIDTITTSVRLPHDLKLGDKLRFYDVGAYTNALANGFNGFKPPRAIFDK; encoded by the coding sequence ATGAATCTTGCAGAAAAAACTCCATATTATTCGTATGACTTAGAAAAAATCCATAAGAATTATAGTGTTTTTGAGAAGGCCTTACCTGGTATTGCTTTGAGATACGCGCTTAAAAGCAATCCAATGCCGGAAGTAGTGAAAACTTTACAGGGATTAGGGTCGGGCTTTGAAGTTGCGTCTAAAAGTGAGATAGCGCTATTAATTGCGAATGATGTTGATCCAAGGGAAATAATTTTTAGTAATCCGGTTAAAATACCAGGAGACATTGAATTCGCTCATAGGAAAGGTATAACGGTCTTTGCCTATGATTCTGCAGAAGAAATCTCGAAGATTTCAAAAGGTGCACCTGGAGCTTCGGTGCTTTTGCGTCTTCGTGTTTACGAACGTGGGAGCGTATTTTCATTGCAAGATAAGTTTGGAGCAGAAGAGCGACAAGCTCTGGCTTTAGTGAAGAAAGCCCAAGAGGCAGGTTTGCGCTTTTATGGACTGAGTTTTCATGTTGGCTCGCAGTCGCTCAAGCTCAATACGTGGAAATATGCACTTGAGAAAGTGAAGAGAATACAGGGTGTACTACGTGCACAGGGAATAGAAATAGAAGCCCTGGATCTAGGGGGTGGATTTCCTTACGGGTATCGCAATATGAAGGCACCCAGCCTCTTAGACATAGCAAAAGTGATCAGGCCATATGTTCGCTCACTCAAAATTCCAGTTGTTTTCGCTGAGCCGGGAAGATTCATGGTGGCAAATGTGGCAACGTTAACTACTAGTATTATTCATCGGACAGTGCGGCGTGGAGGGACCTGGCTTTACCTAGACGCTGGAACATATAATGCACTTTTTGAAGCAATGAACTTCCAGGGCAACATTCAGTATCGGGTTGAGGCACTTGAGAATAAGTCAACAAAGCAGGCAAGCTATGTTTTAGCGGGACCAACCTGTGACAGTATTGATACAATTACAACTTCTGTGCGGCTACCTCATGACCTAAAATTAGGCGATAAATTGCGTTTTTATGATGTTGGAGCATACACGAATGCGCTTGCAAATGGCTTTAATGGCTTCAAGCCTCCAAGGGCAATTTTTGACAAATAA
- a CDS encoding phosphoglycerate kinase, which yields MNRLEDLIVRDKRVLVRVDFNVPLHKGVVIDELRIEAALPTIQYLISQRAKIILASHLGRPDGKSDPQYSLEPVAVLLSKLLRREVLFLHDCVGDSVREKVLQMRFGQVALLENLRYHAEEEAGDPKFARQLADLAEVYVDDAFAVAHRAHASLVGVPKLLPHASGKLLQTEVVTLSSLMTAPKKPFVAIIGGAKISDKIEFMKNLMKKADTIIISGVMANTFLAAQGHNMQASVLDKKGFTVAREILATAKHKNIEIILPVDVVVASSPTSKRTRTVTVGQLDDGDMALDIGPASTTNIHVALQDARTIFWNGTLGYTEEEAFRTASTVVAKTIASSRALSVIGGGDTVGFIDSLGMHKEFGFISTGGGAALELLAGKKLPAVMALTK from the coding sequence ATGAATAGATTAGAAGATTTGATTGTGCGAGATAAGCGCGTATTGGTACGAGTAGACTTTAACGTACCACTCCACAAAGGTGTAGTAATAGATGAGTTGCGGATTGAGGCAGCTCTGCCAACTATTCAATACTTAATCAGTCAGCGGGCCAAAATAATTTTAGCGAGTCACCTTGGTCGCCCAGACGGTAAGTCCGATCCACAATATTCTCTGGAGCCAGTTGCAGTATTGCTTTCAAAGTTGTTACGGCGTGAGGTGTTATTTTTGCACGACTGCGTGGGAGATTCGGTGCGAGAAAAAGTTTTGCAGATGCGTTTCGGTCAGGTAGCTTTATTGGAGAATTTACGTTATCACGCTGAAGAAGAGGCTGGCGATCCTAAGTTTGCGCGTCAGCTCGCAGATTTGGCAGAAGTATATGTAGATGATGCTTTTGCGGTAGCTCATCGGGCGCATGCGTCTTTGGTGGGGGTACCTAAACTCTTACCTCATGCTTCTGGTAAATTATTGCAGACCGAAGTGGTGACATTATCTAGCTTGATGACCGCACCCAAAAAACCGTTTGTAGCCATCATTGGTGGGGCAAAAATATCTGACAAGATTGAGTTTATGAAAAATCTCATGAAAAAAGCTGACACAATTATTATTTCTGGAGTGATGGCCAATACTTTTTTGGCGGCACAAGGCCATAATATGCAAGCTAGTGTACTGGATAAAAAAGGCTTCACGGTTGCCCGTGAGATACTAGCTACTGCAAAACATAAGAATATTGAAATTATTTTGCCAGTTGATGTAGTGGTGGCATCTAGTCCGACATCGAAGCGTACACGAACGGTTACTGTTGGGCAGTTAGATGATGGTGATATGGCGCTTGATATCGGTCCGGCTAGTACCACCAATATACATGTTGCCTTGCAGGATGCTCGAACAATATTTTGGAATGGTACGCTTGGTTACACCGAGGAAGAAGCTTTCCGCACGGCCTCAACAGTAGTTGCAAAAACAATTGCTAGCTCTAGGGCTTTGTCGGTTATTGGAGGTGGTGATACGGTTGGATTTATTGACTCTTTGGGTATGCATAAGGAGTTTGGATTTATCTCAACTGGCGGTGGTGCAGCCCTGGAGCTATTAGCTGGCAAGAAGTTGCCTGCAGTGATGGCATTAACAAAGTAG
- a CDS encoding glycoside hydrolase family 1 protein, with the protein MSNKSPHLQFPKNFLWGAATSSHQVEGHQDNNWTEWEKKHATALARGSKKAFDTPAVHWYRIKDEAITAENYISGRGVDHFNRYEKDFDIARTLHHNAHRFSFEWSRIQPQRGVFDSSAIEHYRRVITALHRRGIEPLVTLWHFSLPKWVEDQGGFTNPKTITDFEHYAERMAKEFGHDVRYWCTMNEPEVFASFSYWLGFWPPQQKNIAAAFMAYTSLMPRAHIRAYKAIKRHSPKAKVGISKNMMWYAADGRLLTPVLAGMQNWFGNYYFLDQIKAYQDYIGLNYYFKFTLRGLHWRISDQNPSDMGWGLHPEGMQELLKMIGARYPKQPVIITECGLADGQDESRAWYIKELLRNVHSAMRAGVNVQGFIYWALLDNFEWDKGYWPKFGLVAVDRKTMRRTVRPSARIYADIIKAGGLD; encoded by the coding sequence ATGTCTAATAAATCACCACACCTGCAGTTTCCAAAGAACTTTTTGTGGGGAGCTGCCACAAGTTCGCACCAAGTTGAGGGTCATCAGGATAATAATTGGACCGAATGGGAAAAAAAGCACGCTACAGCATTAGCGCGAGGATCTAAAAAAGCTTTCGACACTCCAGCAGTGCATTGGTATCGCATTAAAGATGAAGCCATTACGGCTGAAAATTATATTTCTGGGCGAGGTGTGGATCACTTTAATCGGTACGAAAAAGATTTTGATATTGCCCGCACCTTGCATCATAATGCCCATCGTTTTTCTTTCGAGTGGAGTCGTATTCAGCCTCAGCGTGGTGTTTTTGATAGCTCGGCAATTGAGCATTATCGTCGAGTCATCACGGCACTTCATCGGCGCGGAATTGAACCACTGGTTACGTTATGGCATTTTTCATTGCCAAAGTGGGTGGAAGATCAGGGTGGCTTTACTAATCCTAAGACCATTACTGATTTTGAGCACTACGCCGAGCGTATGGCAAAGGAATTTGGCCATGATGTACGCTACTGGTGCACCATGAATGAGCCGGAGGTTTTTGCTAGTTTTTCGTATTGGTTGGGATTTTGGCCACCACAGCAAAAGAATATTGCAGCGGCGTTTATGGCATATACATCACTAATGCCTCGAGCTCACATTCGAGCCTACAAGGCTATTAAGAGGCATTCTCCAAAAGCCAAAGTGGGGATTTCTAAAAATATGATGTGGTATGCCGCCGATGGCAGATTATTGACACCGGTTTTAGCTGGTATGCAAAACTGGTTTGGGAATTATTATTTTTTAGATCAAATTAAAGCTTACCAAGATTATATTGGCTTGAATTATTATTTTAAATTTACCTTGCGTGGCTTGCATTGGCGAATCTCGGATCAGAACCCGTCCGACATGGGCTGGGGCTTACATCCAGAGGGGATGCAGGAATTATTAAAAATGATTGGCGCACGCTATCCTAAGCAACCAGTAATTATTACAGAGTGTGGCCTAGCTGATGGACAGGATGAGAGTCGTGCTTGGTATATAAAAGAGCTATTGCGTAATGTGCATTCGGCCATGCGAGCCGGCGTGAATGTGCAGGGCTTTATATATTGGGCTTTGCTGGACAATTTTGAATGGGACAAGGGATATTGGCCCAAGTTTGGTTTGGTAGCAGTGGATCGGAAGACGATGCGTCGGACGGTGCGACCAAGCGCTAGAATATATGCCGATATTATTAAGGCTGGTGGCTTAGATTAA